From the Streptomyces sp. NBC_01216 genome, the window TCTTTCGGCATGTGGCCTTTGAGCCACTGATGCACCGATGGCTCTCGGTAACGCAGGGGAGTTCCGCGCTCCGTCCCCAATCGGTTGATCTCTTGCGCAAACTGCCGCAGCGTCCACCCGGTTTCCCGGTACAGCCGCTCAAGCCCCGCGTTCGGTTCCGGGTTGGCCACCGGTCCTCAACTCCCCGCGCTTTGAAGACGCTTAAAGCTCTTAAGTCCTGCCCCTGTTGCAACGGTACCGCTGTGCGTGGTCGGACGGTTGCCTAGTGCGAGGAGAGATCACCGCAAGGGACGACGCCGAAGCGAAGGGCCCGGACATGGATCACAAGCCCGCCCACGAGACCGATGACGTGGACGAGTTGGCCGCCCTGATACAGGCGGGCGGGTTCTGGCGGCTCGCACCGGAGTGGGTGCCCCGAACCGGCTACGCGCCGCCCACGCGACCGGTACTGCTCCGGGTCCATGACGGCCTGGAACGAAGGGGGCGCCATGGGCACGCCTGAGAACCCGCGAGAACACCCGCGAGTGTGGGAGCCGGGGGAAACCGCTCGGGACACCGCTACGGGCCGGGTGGGGCGCGTCATGGGGCACGTCGGCCCGTGCTACCAGCTTCGTCCGCTGAACGGGGGCAAGGAGTGGGAAGCCGAACCCGACGACATGCTTCCGGCCATGCAGTCCGACGCTCTGAGCGGCGCCGTGGCCGAGGTGAACGCCCGCACGCGCCAGGGCTGCTGAGTGCCGGACGAGAGCACGGCCGCCAGCCCATTCGCGGGAACTCCATACGAGAACAGCCCCGAAGGGTGGTGGACCGAGTACCGGGGAGCGCTGGACGTGAAGTCCGGAGTGGTCTACCTCCCTCCTGGTTCCAAGCACATTCCGTGCCGCTGGGAATCGTGCAAGCACGGATGCCGATAACAGGAGAACGCACCGCGAGAAGCGTCTACTACCGAGTCCCGCAACTACTACAGACAGAAAGGGAGTGCCAATGGAAACCACCGAGCGCGCGAGACTTGACGCGTTCTTCGGCAAGGTCACCGCGACGTTCGCCCCGAGCGAGCGTCCGTCCTCGCTGCTGATCACCCATCTCTTGCCCGAGCGTCCCTCGTTCGTCGAGGCCGTGGGCAGGGTGACGCAGCTCCGCGCGGTGCTGCCCAAGCCCAAGTCCATCCACGCGAGTGCCCGCCGCGAGATCGAAAGGGCGCACCCGTGCGACGAGCTGTCCCGGGAGCTGTTCAGCGACCCCGACACGGCCGTGAGCTACCTGGAGAACAGAGCAGCCGGCGAACGGCTCGTCTTACTCGATGTGGGCGGCTACTTCGCTCCCTCGCTGGACGCGATCTGTGAGCGGTTTTCGGGAACGATCCTCGGCGTGGTCGAGGACACCGAGAACGGCCACCGCCGCTACGCCGAGCGGGACAAGTTGCCGTGTCCCGTGATCAGCGTGGCTCGGTCGCCGCTCAAGGAACCGGAAGACTTCCTGGTCGGACAGTCCGTCGTGTTCTCCACGGAAGCGCTGCTGCGGCAGCGGAACGACATCCTGCACGGGCGTCCCGCCCTGGTGATCGGCTTCGGCAAGCTGGGCAGCTCGATTGCCCGCCTGCTGCACGTCAAGGGCGTACGCGTCATCGTCCACGACGTGGACCCCGTGCGGCGGGCACAGGCAATGTCGCAGGGGTTCGAAGTGGCCCGAGACCGCGACCAGGCCATTGCGGCGGCGGGTCTCGTGCTGTGCGCGACGGGTCAACTGTCGCTGCGTGGCGAGGACTTCCCGCAGCTCAAGAACGGTGCCTACGTCGCTACCGTGACCAGCTCGGAAGACGAACTGGAGTTGAGCGGGCTTCCCTCGGGCTACGCCCGTGACAGCGCCGGCGAGCACGTCACCTGCTACAGCACTCGGGGGCACTACTTCTATCTGCTGAACGGGGGTGAGGCGGTCAACTTCATCCACGGCGCGAGCGTTGGACCGTTCATCGCGCTCGTTCAGGGCGAACTCTTGGCGGGCGCCGCCAAACTCGCCCGGGGGGACCTGGACAGCGCTATGCATGAGGTGTCCACCGCCGACCGGGAAGCCATCGCGGCTGCCTGGCTCCACTACTACAACAGGTGATCGAATGCCCATCACGGCAGACCACATCCGTACGACCGTCGTCGAGTACGCCGACGCGCACCCCGAGGACAAACACTCGCTTGCCCCGCTCGGTGAGCTGCTGGACCAGGGCGCCGACGTGACGAGCCGGAAGGAGTTCCGAGGTCACGTGACCGCCGGAGCGGTGCTCGTCAACGACCAGGGGGAAGCGCTGTTCATCCATCACGTGGCGCTCGACAAGTGGCTGACCCCCGGCGGACACCTGGAGCCCGAGGACGTGAACCTGATGGGCGCGGCGCTGCGCGAGCTGATCGAGGAAACGGGAATCACGCTCAGCATCTCCCCCGTGCAGGCGACCCCCGTGCACGTCGACGTGCACCCCATCCCCGCCAACGAGAGCAAGGGGGAGGGCGCCCACTGGCACGCGGACTTCCGTTACCTCTTCCGCGCGAGCGGCGACCAGGCCGTGAAGCTGCAAGAGGAGGAGGTCAGCGGGTACGCGTGGCGCAGCGTGGACACGATCGCTGATGAGGTTCTGCGTTCACGGGTCGCCGCCGCGCTCCGCTAGGTAGTCGCTCACAGTCGGCCCCGCATGTCCGTGCCCCCGTCGCGGACATGCGGGGCCGCGTGCTGTCTAGTCCTCGCCCTCGCCCTTACTGCGATCCCGGACGTACGTGCCCCGCTGCGGCACCGTGAAGACGTGTCCCTCTTCGCGCAGGAATCGCACCGCATTGCGAACGGTCTCTCGGGCCACCCCGAAGCGCTGCACAAGGGACGCCTCGGAGGGAATCCGCCGGTTCACGGGCAGAGTGCCGCTCTCAATGTCGGCGATGATCACTGCCGCGATTTGCCGGTAGACCGGCGTTGGGGATTCGTGGTCAATCTCAGGTGCAGCCATGAAGGCAAGCGTAGACAACCGGCCACGTTGCCTTCCGAAGGCAGACGTCTATCTACTGAGGTAGACGAAGGTAGACCAGTTCCCTTACCGTCGGATACGAAAACGCCCCGACAGACCGATTAGGCCCGGTCCATCGGGGCTTGCCGAACAGCTTGCTAAGGAGCTGCACGACCATGCGCGATCTTATCGCCCTCGCATCCATCGGACTCGGGTCCATGCTCGTTCTCTGGTGCGCCCTCGCACTGACGCCGAGCCGGCCCGGACGCCACTCCGCCGCCTATCAGGCGCCCAAGACCCTGCCGACCCTTCCAGTGCCCCGAGTGAGGCCGCTTCCCCCGACCCCCGCGCACGTCCGTGCATGGAACGTTCCACTCCGTGGCGAGGACACCGCACTGATTCGCCCCTACGTCCACGCGGACGACACGTTGGAACTCGGCGTGATCCGGGAACGGCGCACCGCCGCCGTCCTCGCCACGCTCGGCGTGGACTACGCGTACGGCTACGCGGGCGATCACTTCGAATCCCTCTCCGCCCTCGCCGCTGCGGGGGTGACCGCATGACCCGCGAGGCGGTCACCAGCAAGACGCCCGAGTCCGACCGCTCCGTGTTCACGGTCTGTGGTCACTGGACTGACGCACCCGTGATGATCGGCGATGTGCAGAGCCAGAGTGGCGGCGCCTGGTTCACTCACTACGCCTGTGCCGAGCATGCCCACAAGTACCCGCAGCTTGCCCAATGGGACGAGCTGCCCGTGATGCGCCGGACCCCTCAGCGCTGACCAGCCCCAGACAGCAAAACGCCCCGTGCGGCCAAGTGCCGTGCGGGGCTCTGTCGTTGGCGCTGACGTGCGCGTATGCTCAGAACTGGTAGTCAGGAGTGTCGGGGTCGGCCAGGACATGCCACTGCTCGTCCCCGGTCTGGCCGACATCGGCGCGGCGGGCGCCCAGCTTCAGGAGGCGTTCGAGCTCGGCGTCCTGGTCGCGGTCGGTGGGGTTGACGTCGATATGCAGCCGCGACTTCCCCGGCTCCGGCTCTTCCCGGACGCTGAAGAAGATCGTGGGCTGCGGACCGCCGAAACCTTCCGGCGTCCCGATCTCCACGCAGCCCTCCTCGCGGCCCACCACGACGTAGCCCAGCACCTCGCACCAGAACCGCGCCAGCGGTTCCGGGTCGCGGCAACCGAGTACGAGCTCACCGATACGACATGCCATGAGGGGCGAAACCTGCTTTCAGTCAGTGGGATGCCGGGCCCACGGGCGCAGTTCCGGGGCTCCCGGCAGCGGGACGACGCCGTGACCGTACCGGACGGGGCACCTACGGAAAAGATCTTTTCCGTACCGGTGACCTGCCGGGGTGATCCGGCGCGAACGCGGGCCGTGCGGTCGGCGTCACGCGGGACCGGTGGGGTGTGCCCGTCGGAGGTCCGCTTTCCGCGGTACGCGAAAGGGCCTGCTGGTGGCACGGGGTGCCACCAGCAGGCCCTTTTCGGGCGGTCAGAGCCAGCCGTCGAGCGGGACTTCTTCACAGAGGCGGACGACCGGCTGTGTCGGCGCAGTACCGCCCGAGGAGAGTTTGACCCGCACCCCGGGGCGCACCGCGTGCAGCGGGCCGTCGACCCGGCAGCGGACGACGAACCCCTCCGTCATATGCACCGGCCAGAGGTCGGCGTCGGCGGCGGTGACCCCGCGGCGCACGGTGATCACCCCCTCCCCCTCGCTGCGTTCGGGCGACAGGTCGGTCGACCCGCAGGTCGGGCAGAGCAGTCGCTGGAACGTCGTGGTGTGGCACCAGCGGCAGCGCTGGAAGTAGAGCTCGGCGCCGGCGGCCGATTCCTCGGTCCGGACGGCGCCGCCGTTCCTCAGTCCCATCTGGAACACGAAGCCTTCTCCTCGCACTCGGCGGCTCAACCGTGCATGGAGCCAATGTATGGCACTGAGTGCCATAGAATAAAGAGTTCGGGAGACCTGAGTTCCCCCATTCGAGGACACTGAGATCCCTGTGACCCCTGAGGTTCCCGGGACCCGGACGCCGCCGCTCCCCTTCCCGTGGTCGGCCGCTCGCCCGGGGGAGACACCGGTGGGTCCGCGAGGCACGGCAGGGTCCTACGGCCGAGGTTCCCGGCCGTCCCCGATGCTGGACTCCACCTCCCGCACCACCCGCCACATGGGCGTGGAACGCTTGGTGATCACCACGACGACCTCCTCGGCCTCCTCCCCGGCCGGCGTGCCGGGGACGCGGTCGGGGCTCCAGGTGTCCCGGACGAACTCCAGCGCCCGGTCCACCTCGTCGAGCGGGTCGCCCTCCCCGCCCGAACGCAGCCAGTGGCGCAGCGCGTGGTTGTGCGCGGCGACCACCCCGGCCGCGGCCACGTTGGCGCGCAGGGTGCCGTCGCGACGGTCGGCCCAGCGGGTGCGCAGGTAGTCGCCGAGGGTCTTCTCGTACCGCCAGACGACCGAGAGCTCGTACGTCCGCAGGCCCGCCACCTCGCGGGTGAGGCGGTAGCGCTGCACGGAGAAGGTGGGGTTCTCCGCGTACATCCGCATGACCAGGCGGGCGGCGTCGCAGACCCGGACGATGGGGTCGTCCGCGTCCGCGCTGGCCGCCAGGAACTCGGTCATGTCGGCGAGGCACTGCTCGTGGTCGGGGAAGACCACGTCCTCCTTGGACGGGAAGTACCGGAAGAAGGAACGCCGGCCGACTCCGGCCGTCCTGACGATGTCGTCGACGGTGGTCTGTTCGTACCCCCGCTCGAGGAAGAGCTGGAAGGCCGCGGCGATGAGGGAGTCCCGCATCCCGGGTTTCGCGGAGTTCGTGGACGCTGTTGCCGTTCCCATGGCCCGAACCTAGCACCAGGACACCGCGATCACGGCACTTGGTGCCATCTGGGGATGGCACCAAGTGCTGCACGCCTCGTGTCCCGGGAGCCCGGCGGAGCCGGGGGTCTCAGCGTGCCGTCATCCGCAGGGCGCCGTCCATCCGGATCGTCTCGCCGTTGAGGTAGTCGTGCTCGACGACCATGGTGACGAGACGGGCGTACTCCTCCGGGCGGGCCAGGCGCTGCGGGAAGGTGACGCTCGCACCCAGGCCGGCCCGGACCTCCTCGCTGAATCCGGCCATCATCGGGGTGTCGACGATGCCGGGGGCGACGGTGACCACCCGGATGCCGAACTGGGCGAGGTCACGGGCGGCCGTGACGGTCATGCCGGCGACCCCGGCCTTGGAGGCGGCGTAGGCGATCTGCCCGACCTGGCCCTCGAAGGCGGCGATCGAGGCCGTGTTGACGACCAGACCGCGCTGGCCGTCCCCGTCCGGCTCCTGTCGGGCGATGACCTCGGCGGCCAGGCGCATCACGTTGAAGGTGCCGAGCAGGTTGACGTCGAGGACCGCGCGGAACAGGTCCAGGTCGTGCGGGCCCTTGCGGCCCAGGACTCGGGCGGAGGGTGCGATGCCCGCGCAGTTCACGGCGAGCCGCAGCACGGCGCCGTCGGCCTCGATCCTGGCCAGCGCCTCGCGGACCGGGCCTTCCTCGGTCACGTCCGCGGGCAGCAGGGTGACGCCGTCGGGCTGGTCGCCCGCAGCGGCGACGGCCTTGTCCAGGTCCAGGCCGTAGACGGTGGCGCCGCGGGCGGCGAGGGCGGCGGCGGTGGCGGCGCCGAGGCCCGACGCCGCGCCGGTGACGAGCGCGGCGGAACCGGCGATGTCCATGGATCTCCTCGTTCGTGTGCGGATGGTCGGCGGATGTCGGGCGTCAGCGGGCGAGGCCGCGACTGATCACCAACCGCTGGATCTGGTTCGTCCCCTCGAAAATCTGCATGATCTTCGCCTCGCGCATGTAGCGCTCGACGGGGAAGTCCCGGGTGTAGCCGTACCCGCCGAGCACCTGTACCGCGTCCGTGGTCACCTTCATGGCGGCGTCGGTCGCCGTCAGCTTGGCCACGCTGGCCTGGCGGCTGAAGGGCCGGCCGAGGTCACGGCGGCGGGCGGCGTCGAGGTAGGTGGCGCGAGCGGAGTCGACGGCCGCGGCCATGTCGGCCAGGAGGAAGCCCAGGCCCTGGTGGTCGATGATCCGGCGGCCGAAGGTGGTGCGCTGGTTGGCGTAGTCGACCGCGGCGTCCAGGGCGGCCTGGGCCAGACCGGTGGCGCAGGCCGCGATGCCGAGCCGTCCGGAGTCGAGCGCGCTGAAGGCGATCTGGAGACCCTGGCCCTCGTCCCCGATCAGCCGCCCGGCGTCGATCAGGGCGCCGTCCCAGTGGGCGGAGGTGGTGGGCACCGCCTGGAGCCCCATCTTCCGCTCCGGCTTGCCGAAGGTGAGACCCTCCACGGCGCCCGGGGCCAGGAAGCAGGAGACGCCGTGACTGCCGGGGGCCGTACGGGCGAACAGGGCGTAGAAGCCGGCCTTGCCGCCGTGCGTGATCCACGCCTTGTTGCCGGTGACGCGGTACGCGGCGTCCGCGCCGGCGGTGGTCCGCTCGGCCTTGCAGGCGAGGGCCGCGGCGTCCGAGCCGGCCTGCGGCTCGGAGAGGCTGTAGCCGCCCACCAGGTCGCCGGACAGCATCGCGGGCAGCCAGCGGCGCTTCTGCTCCTCGGTACCGAAGGCATGCAGCGGATGGCAGGCGAGTGTGTGGACGCTGGTGGCGACGGCGACGGCCGCCCAGCGGGCCGCCAGTTCCTCGAGTACCTGGAGGTACACCTCGTACGGCTGGCCGCCGCCGCCGTACTCCTCGGGGTAGGCCAGGCCCAGCAGGCCGGCGTCACCGAGGGTGGTGAAGAGACCCTCCGGGTAGGTCTCGGCGGCCTCGTGCGCGTCCACCCGGGGCGAGAGCTCCTTGTCGGCGATCTCCCGGGTGAGGGCGATGAGGTCCGCCGCCTCGGGGGTGGGAAGCAGGCGGTCGACATCCATGGCGACTCCAGTGACACGCGGCACCGCTTGAAACGGTACTCCGGGCGGTACGTCAGTACCGTCGAGAGTAGCGCAGATATGGGGCTCCGTAACCCCCGGCGGAGGCGCCCGGCATACTGTCCGGGTGATCGAGACCTCAGCCACCGAGGCGCCCCGGCCGTCCGGCCGCGGCGCGGCCCGCAGGTCCGCCCTGTTCGAACAGCTGGTGGCCCTGCTGGTGGGCGAGGGCTTCGCCCGGCTGACGCTCGACGATCTCGCCGCCCGCCTGCACTGCTCCAAGCGCACGCTGTACGGCCTGGCGGGCAGCAAGGAGCAGCTCGTCCGGGCCGCCGTGGTCCATTTCTTCCGGCGGGCGACCACCCGGGTGGAGGCCGTCCTGGCCGCCGAGACCGATCCGGCCCGGCGCCTCGCCGCCTACCTGCGGGCCGTCTCGGCGGAGCTGGCACCGGTCTCGCCGCGGTTCTTCGACGACGTGGCCGCCTTCGGTCCGGCCGCCGAGGTCTACGAGCGGAACACCCGCGCGGCGGCCGGACGCGTGCAGCAACTGATCGAAGAGGGCGTGCGGGCGGGCGTCTTCCGGGAGGTGCACGTGACCTTCGCGGCCGATGTCATCGCCTCGGTCATGGTCCGCATCCAGCAACGCCAGGTGGCGGCGGCGACCGGACTCGCGGACGCGGAGGCGTACGAGCACCTGGCGGAGCTCCTGCTGAACGGCCTGACCCGGCCCTGAACGGGGCGCCACGGCGCGTCTCCCCGCGCGACACGAACGACCCCCTGGCCGGTTCCCACCCCAGGATGGTCACCCTCCGCCACCGATCCACTACGGTATGCCGCACACCGACCCGTGACACAGGGAGAACTCCGCGTGGAGCGCAGCCGTACCGACCTCAGGATCCGTGCCGTACTCGCCGCGATGGGCGTCACCGCCGCGCTGGCGACGGCTCCGTCCGCGCAGGCGGCCCCCACCCCCGCCCCCGCGGCGAACACGACCCACACCGTGCGGGCCGCGGGTGCGCACGAGCCGTGCACCGGGGAGTTCCGGGGCGACCCGCGCCTCGGACCCAAGCACCTGCCCGCCAAGTGGCAGCCGCCCGTCGGCCCGCTGG encodes:
- a CDS encoding adenosylhomocysteinase; the protein is METTERARLDAFFGKVTATFAPSERPSSLLITHLLPERPSFVEAVGRVTQLRAVLPKPKSIHASARREIERAHPCDELSRELFSDPDTAVSYLENRAAGERLVLLDVGGYFAPSLDAICERFSGTILGVVEDTENGHRRYAERDKLPCPVISVARSPLKEPEDFLVGQSVVFSTEALLRQRNDILHGRPALVIGFGKLGSSIARLLHVKGVRVIVHDVDPVRRAQAMSQGFEVARDRDQAIAAAGLVLCATGQLSLRGEDFPQLKNGAYVATVTSSEDELELSGLPSGYARDSAGEHVTCYSTRGHYFYLLNGGEAVNFIHGASVGPFIALVQGELLAGAAKLARGDLDSAMHEVSTADREAIAAAWLHYYNR
- a CDS encoding NUDIX hydrolase codes for the protein MPITADHIRTTVVEYADAHPEDKHSLAPLGELLDQGADVTSRKEFRGHVTAGAVLVNDQGEALFIHHVALDKWLTPGGHLEPEDVNLMGAALRELIEETGITLSISPVQATPVHVDVHPIPANESKGEGAHWHADFRYLFRASGDQAVKLQEEEVSGYAWRSVDTIADEVLRSRVAAALR
- a CDS encoding GntR family transcriptional regulator, producing MAAPEIDHESPTPVYRQIAAVIIADIESGTLPVNRRIPSEASLVQRFGVARETVRNAVRFLREEGHVFTVPQRGTYVRDRSKGEGED
- a CDS encoding VOC family protein; this encodes MACRIGELVLGCRDPEPLARFWCEVLGYVVVGREEGCVEIGTPEGFGGPQPTIFFSVREEPEPGKSRLHIDVNPTDRDQDAELERLLKLGARRADVGQTGDEQWHVLADPDTPDYQF
- a CDS encoding Zn-ribbon domain-containing OB-fold protein, with protein sequence MGLRNGGAVRTEESAAGAELYFQRCRWCHTTTFQRLLCPTCGSTDLSPERSEGEGVITVRRGVTAADADLWPVHMTEGFVVRCRVDGPLHAVRPGVRVKLSSGGTAPTQPVVRLCEEVPLDGWL
- a CDS encoding TetR/AcrR family transcriptional regulator, which codes for MGTATASTNSAKPGMRDSLIAAAFQLFLERGYEQTTVDDIVRTAGVGRRSFFRYFPSKEDVVFPDHEQCLADMTEFLAASADADDPIVRVCDAARLVMRMYAENPTFSVQRYRLTREVAGLRTYELSVVWRYEKTLGDYLRTRWADRRDGTLRANVAAAGVVAAHNHALRHWLRSGGEGDPLDEVDRALEFVRDTWSPDRVPGTPAGEEAEEVVVVITKRSTPMWRVVREVESSIGDGREPRP
- a CDS encoding SDR family NAD(P)-dependent oxidoreductase, with protein sequence MDIAGSAALVTGAASGLGAATAAALAARGATVYGLDLDKAVAAAGDQPDGVTLLPADVTEEGPVREALARIEADGAVLRLAVNCAGIAPSARVLGRKGPHDLDLFRAVLDVNLLGTFNVMRLAAEVIARQEPDGDGQRGLVVNTASIAAFEGQVGQIAYAASKAGVAGMTVTAARDLAQFGIRVVTVAPGIVDTPMMAGFSEEVRAGLGASVTFPQRLARPEEYARLVTMVVEHDYLNGETIRMDGALRMTAR
- a CDS encoding acyl-CoA dehydrogenase family protein, encoding MDVDRLLPTPEAADLIALTREIADKELSPRVDAHEAAETYPEGLFTTLGDAGLLGLAYPEEYGGGGQPYEVYLQVLEELAARWAAVAVATSVHTLACHPLHAFGTEEQKRRWLPAMLSGDLVGGYSLSEPQAGSDAAALACKAERTTAGADAAYRVTGNKAWITHGGKAGFYALFARTAPGSHGVSCFLAPGAVEGLTFGKPERKMGLQAVPTTSAHWDGALIDAGRLIGDEGQGLQIAFSALDSGRLGIAACATGLAQAALDAAVDYANQRTTFGRRIIDHQGLGFLLADMAAAVDSARATYLDAARRRDLGRPFSRQASVAKLTATDAAMKVTTDAVQVLGGYGYTRDFPVERYMREAKIMQIFEGTNQIQRLVISRGLAR
- a CDS encoding TetR/AcrR family transcriptional regulator; translation: MIETSATEAPRPSGRGAARRSALFEQLVALLVGEGFARLTLDDLAARLHCSKRTLYGLAGSKEQLVRAAVVHFFRRATTRVEAVLAAETDPARRLAAYLRAVSAELAPVSPRFFDDVAAFGPAAEVYERNTRAAAGRVQQLIEEGVRAGVFREVHVTFAADVIASVMVRIQQRQVAAATGLADAEAYEHLAELLLNGLTRP